From the genome of Methanosphaera cuniculi, one region includes:
- a CDS encoding class I SAM-dependent methyltransferase: MSDLKTHFNETSKHYDNLVKKTIPKYDEMIEALVNSIPEKENLRILDLGCGTGNISLQVLERFPDAKITCLDISDKMIEVAKEKLAGYENIEFVLGDFTIVDIIDDYDAIISSLALHHIRDENDKRQMYQYIYDSLKQDGVFYNADVMEANSKYNSKLNERIADKYMAENQLTVEDMKDHKKKREHNDHPITITDHLRLLEDVGFKEIDVIWKYYSNAVYGGTRKE; the protein is encoded by the coding sequence ATGTCAGATTTAAAAACACACTTTAATGAAACATCAAAACACTATGATAATCTAGTTAAAAAAACAATACCTAAGTACGATGAAATGATAGAAGCATTAGTAAATTCAATACCAGAAAAAGAAAATCTCAGAATACTAGATCTTGGTTGTGGAACAGGAAACATAAGCTTACAAGTACTAGAACGTTTTCCTGATGCAAAAATAACATGTCTTGACATATCAGATAAAATGATAGAAGTAGCAAAAGAAAAACTAGCAGGATATGAAAACATAGAATTTGTACTAGGAGACTTTACAATAGTAGATATTATAGATGATTATGATGCAATAATATCATCACTTGCACTTCATCATATAAGAGATGAAAATGATAAAAGACAAATGTATCAATATATATATGATTCACTAAAACAAGATGGAGTATTCTACAATGCTGATGTCATGGAAGCTAACAGTAAATACAACAGTAAGCTTAATGAAAGAATAGCAGATAAGTACATGGCAGAAAATCAGCTAACAGTTGAAGATATGAAAGATCATAAAAAGAAACGAGAACACAACGACCATCCAATAACAATAACAGACCATCTAAGATTACTTGAAGATGTAGGATTTAAAGAAATTGATGTAATATGGAAATACTATTCAAATGCAGTATATGGTGGAACACGTAAAGAATAA
- a CDS encoding DUF368 domain-containing protein — protein MKHIKDMIGLFLRGFLMGMCDIMPGISGGTIALITGIYDRLINAISTIRFRCIKPLLRGNIKEFKVKFLEDFDIEFFIPLGIGIAIAMVIMAGIINFLLNDYAGFTYSFFAGLILASIYILYKQLDAFNIKAIIITIIFTIVSYGFIGLNPMHAAHSLPILLISGFIAICAMLLPGVSGSSLLLLLDQYEYMINALHSFALVDIIVFIIGAVGGFMIMSRVIKYLLKNHKIATVAALIGIMLGSMRIPLEKILAVPTSSLPLCVVFLIIGMVIVLFAELKSHAKLI, from the coding sequence ATGAAGCATATTAAAGATATGATTGGATTATTTCTTCGTGGATTTTTAATGGGTATGTGTGATATTATGCCAGGTATTTCTGGTGGTACAATTGCACTTATTACAGGAATTTATGATCGTTTAATTAATGCAATTAGTACGATACGTTTCCGTTGTATTAAGCCCCTTCTTCGTGGAAATATAAAAGAATTTAAAGTAAAATTTTTAGAAGATTTTGATATTGAATTTTTCATACCCTTGGGTATTGGTATAGCTATTGCTATGGTTATCATGGCAGGTATTATTAACTTTTTATTAAATGATTATGCAGGATTTACCTATTCATTCTTTGCTGGATTAATACTTGCATCAATTTACATATTATACAAACAACTAGATGCTTTTAATATTAAAGCAATTATAATAACAATAATATTTACCATTGTATCATATGGATTTATTGGACTTAACCCAATGCATGCAGCACACAGTTTACCAATATTACTTATCTCAGGATTTATTGCAATATGTGCAATGCTACTTCCTGGAGTGTCAGGTTCATCATTACTACTTCTTCTTGATCAGTATGAATATATGATAAATGCACTTCACTCATTTGCATTAGTAGATATCATAGTATTTATCATAGGAGCAGTAGGTGGATTTATGATAATGTCACGAGTAATTAAATACTTACTTAAAAATCATAAAATAGCAACAGTAGCAGCACTCATAGGTATAATGCTTGGATCTATGAGAATACCACTTGAAAAAATATTAGCAGTACCAACATCTTCACTACCATTATGTGTAGTATTTTTAATTATTGGTATGGTAATTGTACTATTTGCAGAACTAAAATCACATGCAAAACTAATATAA
- a CDS encoding dCTP deaminase: MLGEEELRKLFPEYEDTIQPSGIDLKVDKIYEQTTGGSLIDNQKNLPEIKELKCDENEIYTLKPKTAYSVTIMGKTHIPVGYTMLYLPRSTLLRSFISVHTAVGDPGFYGTLQFMIVNNGEYEYKLKKGERIAQAVVFKVTGSGEYDGSYQEKNNINKGS, encoded by the coding sequence ATGTTAGGCGAAGAAGAATTACGTAAACTATTTCCAGAATATGAAGATACAATACAACCATCAGGAATAGATCTTAAAGTTGATAAAATATATGAACAAACAACTGGTGGATCATTAATTGATAATCAAAAAAATCTACCTGAAATCAAAGAGTTAAAATGTGATGAAAACGAAATATACACACTAAAACCAAAAACAGCATACAGCGTAACAATCATGGGAAAAACACATATACCAGTAGGATATACAATGTTGTATCTTCCACGCTCAACACTTCTAAGATCATTTATATCAGTACATACAGCAGTAGGAGATCCAGGATTTTATGGAACATTACAATTTATGATTGTAAATAATGGAGAATATGAATATAAGCTAAAAAAAGGTGAAAGAATAGCACAAGCTGTAGTATTTAAAGTTACTGGATCTGGAGAATATGATGGATCATACCAGGAAAAAAATAATATAAATAAAGGGAGTTGA
- a CDS encoding thiamine pyrophosphate-binding protein — MTQDKNIAEHLIETLEKNGVKYIFGYPGEQVLAIYEALRKSKIQHILMRHEQAAVHAADAYARITGEYGVCLATAGPGAMNLTMGTAAAYKDNVPIILISGDVDSNVKGQDTFQDIDLNSVFKPITIKSYKVNTPEKLQNNINEIFKYKKDGITGPFYINMSKDIQYKPHNTHHKIIEHENIKLPKQNDIDDIIKSIEESERPIIIAGSGIIYADAIKEFEEFIKKTKIPVTTSYHARGIISEKDPQNLGLQGNRSTQKNRKTTENADLILAFATKLSERTMKNVKTDNIIQINTKEEHKKCDKFYKYNIKDILTKLNEQQLPKVNPKWIEEIENIKTEKPRKPEDTQKLNPEVVIQEILKKADENTTIILDAGTTPTYLTLHSKLDKHSQMIFPGGFGPMGYSLPASIGAAFARDNDIIFATTGDGSVQMTIEELAVISRYQLPVIIFIINNESLGIIKQWQDMADNPNYEVSLDNPDFIKIAEAYNIKADNITSLDELNTKLDQAISEKKPHLFNIEVENIHIPL; from the coding sequence ATGACTCAAGATAAAAATATAGCAGAACACCTAATTGAAACACTAGAAAAAAATGGTGTAAAATACATATTTGGATATCCAGGTGAACAAGTACTAGCAATATATGAAGCTTTACGAAAAAGTAAAATACAACACATACTAATGCGTCATGAACAAGCAGCAGTACATGCAGCAGATGCATATGCACGTATAACAGGTGAATATGGAGTATGTCTTGCAACAGCAGGACCTGGAGCTATGAATCTTACAATGGGAACTGCCGCTGCATATAAGGATAATGTACCAATCATACTAATATCAGGAGATGTAGATTCAAATGTTAAAGGACAAGACACATTTCAAGATATAGATTTAAACTCCGTATTTAAACCAATAACAATAAAATCATACAAGGTAAATACACCAGAAAAACTACAAAACAACATAAATGAAATATTCAAATACAAAAAAGATGGAATAACAGGACCATTCTACATTAACATGTCAAAAGATATCCAATACAAACCACACAATACACATCATAAAATAATAGAACATGAAAACATAAAACTACCTAAACAAAACGATATAGATGATATCATAAAAAGTATAGAAGAATCAGAAAGACCTATAATAATAGCAGGTTCTGGAATAATTTATGCAGATGCAATCAAGGAATTTGAAGAATTCATCAAAAAAACAAAAATACCAGTAACAACATCATACCATGCACGAGGAATAATATCAGAAAAAGATCCACAAAACCTAGGGCTACAAGGAAACCGTTCAACACAAAAAAACAGAAAAACAACAGAAAATGCAGATCTAATACTAGCATTTGCAACAAAACTAAGCGAACGTACAATGAAAAATGTTAAAACCGATAACATAATACAGATAAACACAAAAGAAGAACACAAAAAATGCGATAAATTCTACAAATACAACATAAAAGACATACTAACAAAATTAAATGAACAACAACTACCAAAAGTTAATCCTAAGTGGATTGAGGAAATTGAAAACATAAAAACTGAAAAACCAAGAAAACCAGAAGATACACAAAAACTAAACCCAGAAGTTGTAATTCAAGAAATACTAAAAAAAGCAGATGAAAACACAACAATAATACTAGATGCTGGAACTACACCAACATACTTAACATTACACTCAAAACTAGATAAACACTCACAGATGATATTTCCAGGTGGATTTGGACCTATGGGATATTCACTTCCAGCAAGTATAGGAGCAGCATTTGCACGTGATAATGATATAATATTTGCAACAACAGGTGATGGATCTGTGCAAATGACAATAGAAGAACTAGCAGTTATTAGCCGATACCAGTTACCTGTAATAATATTCATAATAAACAATGAATCACTAGGAATAATAAAACAATGGCAAGATATGGCAGATAATCCAAACTATGAGGTAAGCTTGGATAATCCAGACTTTATAAAAATAGCTGAAGCTTATAATATAAAAGCTGATAATATCACATCACTTGATGAGTTAAACACTAAATTAGATCAAGCAATATCAGAAAAAAAACCTCATCTTTTCAATATTGAAGTTGAAAATATTCACATACCACTATAA
- a CDS encoding deoxyribonuclease IV → MLVIGPHLSISKGYANVGREALTIDANTFQFFTRSPRGGQAKPLDMKDVEQLSQIMENNNIPVILAHAPYVINLASKSEKTRKNSYELFEDDLDRLNRMPNNMYNFHPGSHVGQGVEKGINLISESLNNLICDDQNTTILLETMAGKGTEIGSNFEELQAIIEKVEIDEKIGVCLDTCHVYDAGYDIVDDLDGVLDHFDDVIGLYRLKAIHLNDSIYGLNSHKDRHAKIGEGKIGQDAIVNIINDKRLRNLPFYLETPHDNIIGYKKEIELLRENYKDL, encoded by the coding sequence ATGTTAGTAATAGGACCACACTTATCAATAAGTAAAGGATATGCAAATGTAGGACGTGAAGCACTCACAATAGATGCAAATACATTCCAATTTTTCACACGAAGTCCACGAGGAGGACAAGCTAAACCTCTTGATATGAAAGATGTAGAACAACTTTCACAAATTATGGAAAATAACAATATACCAGTAATACTAGCACATGCACCATATGTAATAAATCTTGCATCAAAATCTGAGAAAACTCGTAAAAATTCATATGAACTATTTGAAGATGATCTTGATAGACTTAATAGGATGCCAAATAATATGTATAACTTTCATCCTGGAAGTCATGTAGGACAGGGAGTTGAAAAAGGAATTAATCTAATATCAGAATCACTTAATAATCTCATATGTGATGATCAAAATACAACTATTCTTCTTGAAACAATGGCAGGAAAAGGAACAGAGATTGGAAGTAACTTTGAAGAATTACAGGCAATAATTGAAAAAGTAGAAATAGATGAAAAAATAGGAGTATGTCTTGATACATGCCATGTTTATGATGCAGGATATGACATTGTAGATGATCTTGATGGTGTACTTGACCATTTTGATGATGTAATAGGATTATACAGACTTAAAGCTATACATCTTAATGATAGTATATATGGACTTAACTCACACAAAGATCGTCATGCAAAAATAGGTGAAGGTAAAATAGGACAAGATGCAATAGTTAACATAATTAATGATAAACGATTACGTAATTTACCATTTTATCTTGAAACTCCACATGATAACATAATTGGATATAAAAAAGAAATAGAATTACTACGTGAAAACTATAAAGACCTATAG